The DNA segment AGCCCATGAACCGAATTCGGTATCATCAATAAAGAATTTTAAATAATCATAATTAGTTTCACTTGATACCTTTTTCCAGAAACTAATTTCACCGTCTGCAAGAACATCAAACGTGATGGATAGAGAAGTGATTTGATTATGGCTTATCACACCTGACTGAGCGGAATATTCTCCCTCATAGGCATCTGTGCTGATCGTCCAATCTGCACTACCTCCAAATTCCCAAGGAAATGCAGAAAAATCACCGGTTTCAAAACTCTCAATGACCAGTCCGATATTGAGAGAAAATTCCTGTATAGTTGCATATTCATTATCTGCAGAAATATTGATCTGAAATTCTGCCAGATCTCCAATTTGTGCGTCATCAGAAACCGTTACATTGAAAGTTACGATTCCACTATCTCCTGCCAAAATTGTATCAAGATTTCCAGTATCTTCATTTATGGTTATATTATCATCACCGGAAATATAGGACAAAATTGCTTCGATGTTATGAACTTTTGCTCCACCTGAGTTTTGGAGAATTACATTCAAATCGGCTACATCACCAGGATCGAGCCGATTGTTATCGCCATCGTTCACTGCAACTGAGCCGATTGAAACAATCGGGGCATATGCAGTCAGATTTAATTGAGCATTCCAGGTGGAGTCATTTACATCTGTCATAACAGCATCAAAAGTAAAACTATAATCGTCAGGGACATCATTTGCAACTGAGAAAGCAAATGCATCCTCGAAGGTTACAACTTCGCTAGAGTCAATATCACCGATAAATTCCTCATCATCTGTGAGTGTGATGTAATCATCTTCGATAAAAAGTTCCATGTTCAATCCCAGAACCATTTCCACACCCACATTTTTCAAACTCACATCCATTGTAGCATCTTCACCGAATTCGATAATATCGTCATCTCCGGAGGTAACGAAAAAATTGTCCACAATGACAAACGGACCTTCGAGCGGTGCCACTTGAACTTGACCGATGTAAGGTTGATATTGAGGTTTTGTTACGATAATATCTGCCAAACCTGCTTGAACAAAGATTTGATCAAAAACAACCTCTGCCACACCGTTTTCATCTGCGAGGGCTGAGCCGTGCAGTTCACCATTCATCGAAATTCCTACATAAGAACCGGAATTTGCATTAACAATAAAACTATTAACTCCTATTGGGAGAACATCCATATAACTTACATTATTAATTTCCCCTTGCGTCATATAAACTACTACGGATGGATCGCCAAGCAGATTGTAAGCCTGCCAATAATATTCTGCTCCTGCATATCCGGGAAATCCTTGATTATCAGCTTCGGTTACAGCAAGATTTCCACAAAAATTCAAAGCATCTTGGGTAACATAATCCGTGATAAAACCAGCATCATAAGCGCCCCAAGTGGTTTCTGCAATGGGGGGAACTTGCCCGTTTCCAACCGTGGGAAATGCACCAACTGCCCAGTAAACATCTTCATCCCAATATGATGAGGGAGCAGAAGCAATATAACCGATCGAACCGGTTGGTTCACCAGTAGTATTATCGGTGGCTCGTGCCCAAGTTTCACCAAAACATTCGGGATACCCAAAATCTCCGGAAAGACAGCAATTGCCAATGGCAAGTGGATATTTCCCCACATTCGTAAGGTCATTGACCATTCCCTGCGTCATTTGAGGACCTGCCCAGGAAGTTTGGCTGCCATGAGCAGTATAATTTATCATACAAATTCCATCGTCAATCGTGGGATTAAAACAGCCCGTATAAGAGGTCAGAAAAATATGAATGTTATCAAATCCATGCTCCTCGTTGAAATAATTTTCTGCTCCATATAGAATTGTAGGTCGTCCATGAGAAGGATTGTGAGAAACATCCTCACCGGCAATTAAGGTAATATTATCAAGAAAATTCGGATTTTCAAATTGATATTTTTCATAATAAATAGTTTTTTCTACCTGAGATTCTACTTGCGCAACGGTGGTTGCAGAAAACCTGCCATAATACATTTCCGGAAAATAATCACCATCCA comes from the Candidatus Cloacimonadota bacterium genome and includes:
- a CDS encoding C25 family cysteine peptidase translates to MKKTLSIIAISLYFAVSLFAVNQNINLEQSSQEINIIENSDTKFEVILNFSEIKSSEIETEKGNFNILEIPKAYYVGDVGEPKLPAVKKLIEIPFDADVSIEVQDFSVMEYSLSDYFINNAIVPQQPSIPKNVDPATVEFEFNQSKYSQNNFIQHPLAKVEILGTMRGIRLARLVVCPVQYNPVQGKIKVYNHIRVEVNFSGSNIAKAENIRAATASPYFLPLYKSIFNHRDYPDHPDLTTYPVKYLIISDPMFEDALQPLVEWKTQKGFTVIEAYTVEIGTSYNQIKTYIHELYNSGTPEDPAPSFVLFVGDTGQVPSTNGTQTSKDTDLYYCSVDGDYFPEMYYGRFSATTVAQVESQVEKTIYYEKYQFENPNFLDNITLIAGEDVSHNPSHGRPTILYGAENYFNEEHGFDNIHIFLTSYTGCFNPTIDDGICMINYTAHGSQTSWAGPQMTQGMVNDLTNVGKYPLAIGNCCLSGDFGYPECFGETWARATDNTTGEPTGSIGYIASAPSSYWDEDVYWAVGAFPTVGNGQVPPIAETTWGAYDAGFITDYVTQDALNFCGNLAVTEADNQGFPGYAGAEYYWQAYNLLGDPSVVVYMTQGEINNVSYMDVLPIGVNSFIVNANSGSYVGISMNGELHGSALADENGVAEVVFDQIFVQAGLADIIVTKPQYQPYIGQVQVAPLEGPFVIVDNFFVTSGDDDIIEFGEDATMDVSLKNVGVEMVLGLNMELFIEDDYITLTDDEEFIGDIDSSEVVTFEDAFAFSVANDVPDDYSFTFDAVMTDVNDSTWNAQLNLTAYAPIVSIGSVAVNDGDNNRLDPGDVADLNVILQNSGGAKVHNIEAILSYISGDDNITINEDTGNLDTILAGDSGIVTFNVTVSDDAQIGDLAEFQINISADNEYATIQEFSLNIGLVIESFETGDFSAFPWEFGGSADWTISTDAYEGEYSAQSGVISHNQITSLSITFDVLADGEISFWKKVSSETNYDYLKFFIDDTEFGSWA